In a genomic window of Streptomyces koelreuteriae:
- a CDS encoding rhomboid-like protein, with protein sequence MAERTAPPDETAVTAPTGAPVSDTPGLLDGVPRQRGPRESVDAGVRESLPVREPRLRVPLRPWRLVPTPTGTPFTFGYAVVLCVTSLISAYADPALVHALLQGSSTDVAHLVRTPELVLIGSALWVAGGVASPFTIGFVLVLTALERRIGGLRTAGVFLLGHVLATLATEVPVGLAVLAGHLPDSSLHRLDYGVSFGVAAGTGALAGLLSPWLRVPLLAVFGGMLLQDLLAFTDPMTNWGHLIALAIGIATWPVLRRWGAKRARAGS encoded by the coding sequence GTGGCGGAACGCACCGCGCCGCCCGACGAGACGGCTGTGACGGCGCCGACGGGCGCGCCCGTCTCCGATACGCCGGGGCTGCTGGACGGGGTTCCCCGGCAGCGGGGCCCGCGGGAGAGCGTGGACGCGGGCGTACGGGAATCCCTCCCGGTGCGGGAGCCGCGGCTCCGGGTGCCGCTGCGGCCCTGGCGGTTGGTGCCCACGCCCACCGGCACGCCCTTCACCTTCGGGTACGCGGTCGTCCTCTGTGTCACCTCGCTGATCTCCGCCTACGCGGACCCCGCGCTGGTGCACGCCCTGCTCCAAGGCTCCAGCACCGATGTGGCGCATCTGGTGCGGACGCCGGAGCTGGTGCTGATCGGCAGCGCGCTGTGGGTCGCGGGCGGGGTGGCCTCGCCGTTCACGATCGGGTTCGTGCTGGTGCTGACCGCCCTGGAGCGGCGGATCGGCGGCCTGCGCACGGCCGGTGTCTTCCTGCTCGGGCATGTCCTCGCCACTCTGGCGACCGAGGTCCCGGTGGGGCTGGCGGTGCTGGCCGGGCATCTCCCCGACAGTTCGCTGCACCGGCTCGACTACGGCGTCAGCTTCGGTGTCGCGGCCGGCACCGGCGCCCTGGCCGGTCTGCTCTCCCCCTGGCTGCGCGTGCCCCTGCTGGCCGTCTTCGGCGGGATGCTGCTCCAGGACCTCCTCGCCTTCACCGACCCGATGACGAACTGGGGCCATCTGATCGCCCTGGCCATCGGCATCGCGACCTGGCCGGTGCTGCGGCGGTGGGGCGCGAAGCGCGCCCGTGCCGGGAGCTGA
- a CDS encoding GNAT family N-acetyltransferase: protein MEATVRAWVDGWVVSRGAAPPVAEPWGCTIDVGAFGHVTRHVFGATGGNLDESTVRKVAGDVTGDAVWLKAFQDPSVVAGWLDESWWIDPEPGYLMTVPLTADDVPDVPDGYRLRTWSRGGVTRVLVAAPDGSLAARGQIAPTGATAVADQIETAPGHRRRGLGSLVMRTLQNAAFQQGARTGVLSGTPAGRGLYEALGWEATALLTSARHDVTPA, encoded by the coding sequence GTGGAAGCGACCGTGCGGGCATGGGTGGACGGATGGGTCGTGTCGCGCGGGGCGGCTCCACCGGTGGCCGAGCCCTGGGGCTGCACGATCGACGTGGGGGCGTTCGGCCACGTCACACGCCATGTGTTCGGCGCGACGGGCGGGAATCTCGACGAGTCGACCGTGCGCAAGGTGGCCGGCGACGTGACCGGGGACGCGGTCTGGCTGAAGGCGTTCCAGGATCCTTCGGTGGTCGCCGGCTGGCTGGACGAGAGCTGGTGGATCGACCCCGAGCCCGGCTATCTGATGACGGTTCCCCTGACGGCGGACGACGTTCCGGACGTGCCCGACGGCTACCGGCTGCGGACCTGGTCACGCGGCGGGGTCACGCGCGTCCTGGTCGCCGCGCCGGACGGCTCCCTCGCGGCGCGCGGCCAGATCGCCCCGACGGGCGCGACCGCCGTCGCCGACCAGATAGAGACGGCACCCGGGCATCGCCGCAGAGGGCTCGGCAGCCTCGTCATGCGGACCCTGCAGAACGCCGCCTTCCAGCAGGGGGCACGCACCGGCGTCCTGTCCGGGACCCCTGCGGGACGAGGGCTCTACGAGGCACTGGGCTGGGAGGCGACGGCACTGCTGACCAGTGCCAGGCACGACGTCACGCCGGCCTGA